One Misgurnus anguillicaudatus chromosome 22, ASM2758022v2, whole genome shotgun sequence DNA segment encodes these proteins:
- the LOC129439670 gene encoding transmembrane protein 17A isoform X1 produces the protein MPVFYTPIPRNLRVGLANVSGSVFLNNRTRDSEDLRDFYQDNEACSEISSHLPLQMLLYFNSFFFPFWWISEVVMLDLKFSLLPVYYQCLLVTGLVLISIFEVLRVYLGYIGNLKEKVPELAGFWLLSFLFQLPILLFFITDENIIILPLERAVHSLYLAFLLAEVLASFFALRVMTRKLALQFHMRQFGPVQSLHTVDTLPMVGVSYGNRSVLPVRDIQPG, from the exons ATGCCTGTGTTTTACACACCTATACCTCGAAATCTGAGAGTGGGTCTGGCTAATGTAAGCggctctgtgtttttaaataacaGGACGAGAGACAGTGAAGACCTCAGAGACTTTTATCAAGATAATGAAG cgTGCAGTGAGATTTCCTCTCATCTTCCACTGCAGATGCTGCTGTATTTCAACAGCTTCTTCTTTCCTTTTTGGTGGATTTCTGAGGTTGTCATGTTGGATTTAAAG ttctcTTTATTGCCGGTGTATTACCAGTGCTTGTTGGTGACGGGATTGGTGCTGATTAGCATATTTGAAGTATTGCGTGTGTATCTGGGTTACATCGGGAACCTCAAAGAAAAG GTTCCAGAGTTAGCTGGATTCTGGCTGCTGTCCTTCCTCTTTCAGCTGCCTATTCTCCTCTTCTTCATCACAGATGAAAATATCATCATTCTGCCTCTGGAGCGAGCCGTTCACTCTCTCTACCTGGCCTTTCTTCTGGCCGAGGTCCTGGCCTCATTTTTCGCTCTGCGCGTCATGACTCGTAAACTCGCCCTGCAGTTTCACATGAGGCAGTTTGGTCCTGTACAGAGTCTTCATACAGTAGACACCCTGCCTATGGTTGGAGTGTCATATGGAAACAGAAGTGTGTTGCCTGTGAGGGACATCCAGCCCGGCTGA
- the selenoe gene encoding selenoprotein e produces the protein MWLTLVTLVILCATGRSAENVSESKAENEELIIARGKLLAPSVVGUSIKKMPELYKFLMERWALYHNLEYVSTEEKKPRLIFYNDKDEEVKVIPVKKMTADEISSLLDSLGFYRRSQKGEEVPEEFKHFPLKAPRDEL, from the exons ATGTGGCTCACATTGGTGACTCTTGTGATCCTTTGTGCCACAGGGAGAAGTGCTGAAAATGTTTCAGAAAGCAAAGCTGAGAATGAAGAGCTCATCATAGCCAGAGGAAAACTGCTG GCTCCCAGTGTTGTCGGATGATCCATAAAGAAAATGCCGGAGCTCTATAAATTCCTCATGGAGCGATGGGCATTGTA TCATAACCTGGAGTATGTGTCAACAGAGGAGAAAAAACCACGGCTGATCTTCTACAATGATAAAGATGAGGAGGTGAAG GTTATTCCTGTGAAAAAGATGACAGCAGATGAGATCAGCAGCTTGCTAGATTCTCTTGGTTTCTATAGGAGGTCACAGAAAGGTGAGGAGGTCCCAGAGGAGTTTAAAcatttccctttaaaagcacCTCGGGATGAATTGTGA
- the LOC129439670 gene encoding transmembrane protein 17A isoform X2: MPVFYTPIPRNLRVGLANVSGSVFLNNRTRDSEDLRDFYQDNEACSEISSHLPLQMLLYFNSFFFPFWWISEVVMLDLKVPELAGFWLLSFLFQLPILLFFITDENIIILPLERAVHSLYLAFLLAEVLASFFALRVMTRKLALQFHMRQFGPVQSLHTVDTLPMVGVSYGNRSVLPVRDIQPG, from the exons ATGCCTGTGTTTTACACACCTATACCTCGAAATCTGAGAGTGGGTCTGGCTAATGTAAGCggctctgtgtttttaaataacaGGACGAGAGACAGTGAAGACCTCAGAGACTTTTATCAAGATAATGAAG cgTGCAGTGAGATTTCCTCTCATCTTCCACTGCAGATGCTGCTGTATTTCAACAGCTTCTTCTTTCCTTTTTGGTGGATTTCTGAGGTTGTCATGTTGGATTTAAAG GTTCCAGAGTTAGCTGGATTCTGGCTGCTGTCCTTCCTCTTTCAGCTGCCTATTCTCCTCTTCTTCATCACAGATGAAAATATCATCATTCTGCCTCTGGAGCGAGCCGTTCACTCTCTCTACCTGGCCTTTCTTCTGGCCGAGGTCCTGGCCTCATTTTTCGCTCTGCGCGTCATGACTCGTAAACTCGCCCTGCAGTTTCACATGAGGCAGTTTGGTCCTGTACAGAGTCTTCATACAGTAGACACCCTGCCTATGGTTGGAGTGTCATATGGAAACAGAAGTGTGTTGCCTGTGAGGGACATCCAGCCCGGCTGA